The Oxalobacteraceae bacterium OTU3CINTB1 genome includes a window with the following:
- a CDS encoding SMP-30/gluconolactonase/LRE family protein, producing MKLSLTRLLMATVAMLAVPLQGAQAAPAAPASVSVYQTMPDDAQAVKVQATGDGRTDDTAAIQKAIDSAANKGEGGVVFLPSGRYRITRTILIPLAVRLYGVGATRPVLVLGERTPGFQKGVANMVVFTGGDQYTVGKVPVPVASAVPFSEKVRDANSSTFYSAMSNVDFEIGDGNPAAAAVRLRTAQHSNLSHIDFHIGSGLAGIYQVGNEGFNLKFYGGRYGILSEKTSPAWQFTLMDSTFEGQRDAAIREHEAGLTMINVSIRNTKVGIEIDRGYGDWLWGKDVRFENVSKAAIIISNEDNVYTQVGFDNAVARNTPVFAQFRDSGKKIAAPGAIYRVGEFNYGLMLRGVGSTGKFGTNSKIAPLSAMPAAPKRVLRALPPTTQWANARALGAKGDGQTDDTAAIQKAIDNNRVVYLPLGFYIVNDTIRMKPDTVIVALHPGLTQLVLPNGSPLYAGVDGPKALLESAKGGDAIVSGFGLATGEVNPRAVGLLWKAGEHSLVDDIRIQGGHGTRLYDGVRRDPYQKRADFDPTAHWDRQYPSIWVTDGGGGTFVAVWSPSTFAQAGFYVSDTKTPGRVYELSAEHHVRAEIVLDNVENWEFLAPQTEQEVRDGMDAVSLEVRNSRNILFANYHAYRVTRSIKPAPAAVKMTNSSDIRFRNVHVNGESGYATCDDNGCDTYLRASKFPFENALLDVTHKLEVREREFAMLDIVANPVTPPANPIKVEKLEEGFYSIAGGVVDAKGKLYFVDRRFQRIYSWSKDKGLVVVRDAPLDPINLAIDNSGALMVLSSHGFEGTVYSFHPDRPAGEVTVIKPTPLKARPDAKTVVPVNFWQNGEFRDQLNPETYEFTTLAEMFARDVALPKKREYVSPDGTLVLPAYRMFQQGQPNHLGWRFSDSLDTHGLVSAGRNGRVVFTNGSENRTFSGVIGTGGGITDLKLAANRGGESAAVDAAGNVYVANGQIFVYAPDGKEIGRIDVPERPLQLIFGGEGGRTLFILTHRALYATGGLNAL from the coding sequence ATGAAATTATCTTTAACGCGGCTGCTGATGGCGACCGTGGCGATGCTGGCCGTCCCGTTGCAAGGTGCGCAGGCCGCACCGGCCGCGCCGGCCTCGGTTTCCGTTTATCAGACCATGCCGGACGACGCGCAGGCCGTCAAGGTCCAGGCCACCGGCGACGGCCGCACCGACGACACCGCGGCGATCCAGAAAGCCATCGACAGCGCGGCGAACAAAGGCGAGGGCGGCGTGGTGTTCCTGCCGTCGGGACGCTATCGCATCACGCGCACCATCCTGATTCCGCTGGCGGTGCGCCTGTACGGCGTCGGCGCGACGCGGCCGGTGCTGGTGCTGGGCGAGCGCACGCCCGGCTTCCAGAAAGGCGTCGCCAACATGGTGGTGTTCACCGGCGGCGACCAGTACACGGTCGGCAAGGTGCCGGTTCCGGTAGCGAGCGCGGTGCCATTCAGCGAGAAGGTGCGCGACGCGAATTCGTCGACTTTCTATTCGGCGATGAGCAATGTCGACTTTGAAATCGGCGACGGCAATCCGGCGGCGGCGGCCGTGCGACTGCGCACCGCGCAGCACTCTAACCTGAGCCACATCGACTTCCATATCGGCTCCGGGCTGGCCGGTATCTACCAGGTCGGCAACGAGGGCTTCAACCTGAAGTTCTACGGTGGACGCTACGGCATCCTGTCGGAGAAGACGTCGCCGGCCTGGCAGTTCACGCTGATGGATTCGACCTTCGAGGGCCAGCGCGACGCCGCCATCCGCGAGCACGAAGCCGGCCTGACGATGATCAACGTCTCCATCCGCAATACCAAGGTGGGCATCGAGATCGACCGGGGTTACGGCGATTGGTTGTGGGGTAAGGATGTGCGCTTCGAGAACGTGTCGAAGGCGGCGATCATCATCTCGAACGAGGACAACGTCTACACCCAGGTCGGTTTCGACAACGCGGTCGCGCGTAATACGCCGGTATTCGCGCAGTTCCGCGACAGCGGCAAGAAGATCGCCGCGCCGGGGGCGATCTACCGCGTGGGTGAATTCAATTACGGCCTGATGCTGCGAGGCGTCGGCAGCACCGGCAAGTTCGGGACCAATTCCAAAATTGCGCCATTGAGCGCCATGCCGGCCGCGCCCAAGCGTGTGCTGCGCGCGCTGCCGCCAACCACGCAGTGGGCCAATGCCCGCGCCTTGGGCGCGAAAGGCGACGGCCAGACCGACGATACGGCGGCGATCCAGAAAGCCATCGACAACAACCGCGTGGTGTACCTGCCGCTGGGCTTCTACATCGTCAACGATACCATTCGCATGAAGCCCGACACCGTGATCGTCGCGCTGCATCCGGGCTTGACGCAGCTGGTGCTGCCGAATGGCTCGCCGCTGTACGCCGGTGTTGACGGACCCAAGGCGCTGCTGGAGAGCGCCAAGGGCGGCGACGCCATTGTCTCCGGCTTTGGCCTGGCGACCGGCGAAGTCAATCCGCGCGCGGTCGGCCTGCTGTGGAAGGCCGGCGAGCACTCGCTGGTCGACGACATCCGCATCCAGGGCGGTCACGGCACGCGGCTTTACGACGGCGTGCGCCGCGATCCGTATCAAAAACGCGCCGACTTCGATCCGACCGCGCATTGGGATCGGCAGTATCCGAGCATCTGGGTAACCGATGGCGGCGGCGGTACCTTTGTCGCGGTCTGGTCGCCGAGCACCTTCGCGCAGGCTGGGTTCTATGTCTCGGACACCAAGACGCCGGGCCGCGTCTACGAGCTCTCCGCCGAGCACCATGTGCGCGCCGAGATCGTGCTCGATAACGTGGAAAATTGGGAGTTCCTGGCGCCGCAAACGGAGCAGGAGGTCCGCGACGGCATGGACGCGGTATCGCTGGAAGTCCGCAATTCGCGCAATATCCTGTTCGCGAACTATCACGCCTATCGCGTCACGCGCTCGATCAAGCCGGCGCCGGCCGCCGTGAAGATGACCAATTCCAGCGATATCCGCTTCCGCAATGTGCACGTCAACGGCGAGAGCGGCTATGCGACCTGCGACGACAACGGTTGCGACACCTATCTGCGCGCCAGCAAATTCCCGTTCGAGAACGCGCTGCTGGATGTGACGCACAAGCTGGAGGTGCGCGAACGCGAGTTCGCGATGCTGGATATCGTCGCCAATCCGGTGACGCCGCCGGCCAACCCGATTAAAGTGGAAAAGCTCGAGGAAGGCTTCTATTCGATCGCCGGCGGCGTGGTCGACGCCAAGGGCAAGCTGTATTTCGTGGACCGCCGCTTCCAGCGAATCTATAGCTGGTCGAAGGACAAGGGGCTGGTGGTGGTGCGCGACGCGCCGCTCGACCCGATCAATCTGGCCATCGACAACAGCGGCGCGCTGATGGTGCTGTCGTCGCACGGCTTCGAGGGCACCGTGTATTCCTTCCATCCGGATCGCCCGGCTGGCGAGGTAACGGTGATCAAGCCGACCCCGTTGAAGGCCCGTCCGGACGCCAAGACCGTGGTGCCGGTCAACTTCTGGCAGAACGGCGAGTTCCGCGACCAGCTCAATCCCGAGACCTATGAGTTCACCACGCTGGCCGAGATGTTCGCGCGCGACGTCGCGCTGCCGAAAAAGCGCGAGTATGTGTCGCCGGACGGCACGCTGGTGCTGCCGGCCTACCGCATGTTCCAGCAGGGGCAGCCGAATCATCTGGGCTGGCGCTTCTCGGACTCGCTCGATACCCATGGACTGGTGTCGGCCGGGCGTAACGGCCGCGTGGTGTTCACCAACGGCTCGGAGAACCGCACCTTCAGTGGCGTGATCGGCACCGGCGGCGGCATCACCGATCTCAAATTGGCGGCCAATCGCGGCGGCGAGAGCGCGGCCGTGGATGCGGCGGGCAATGTGTATGTGGCCAACGGCCAGATCTTCGTCTATGCGCCCGATGGCAAGGAGATCGGCCGCATCGATGTGCCGGAACGCCCGCTGCAACTGATCTTCGGCGGCGAGGGCGGACGCACGCTGTTCATACTGACCCACCGCGCGCTGTACGCGACCGGAGGCTTGAATGCTCTCTAA
- a CDS encoding alpha/beta hydrolase has protein sequence MLSKKSLWALVPAFLLACAQAAAQQPAAQSTTQPTHILWPDGAPGSEKRHGEPETVQNTYVSNIHDPSLTVVKADPRHANGAAVIIAPGGGHRMLVWMNEGMVAAKSLNRVGVTAFVLKYRLARDQGSNYSIENDGAADLRRAVRWVRAHAAEFGVDPNRLGVMGFSAGGELVSLVADNPAPSQSSGAKKDAVDQQSGRPDFQVLVYPGPLGVPAKAVQNAPPAFIVAGSADKCCGPPAVALYQQLVAAGVSAELHMYADTDHAFNMGQRSERLSDVHWPDRLADWLADSGWLVPHGGKAPQGVPSPAQ, from the coding sequence ATGCTCTCTAAGAAATCGTTATGGGCCTTGGTGCCCGCGTTTTTACTGGCCTGCGCGCAGGCGGCCGCCCAGCAGCCGGCCGCGCAGTCGACCACACAGCCGACCCACATTCTGTGGCCGGACGGCGCGCCGGGATCGGAAAAGCGCCACGGCGAGCCGGAGACGGTGCAGAACACCTACGTCAGCAACATCCACGATCCATCGCTGACGGTGGTCAAGGCCGACCCGCGTCACGCCAACGGCGCGGCGGTCATCATCGCGCCAGGCGGCGGGCATCGCATGCTGGTATGGATGAACGAGGGCATGGTGGCGGCGAAGTCGCTGAACCGCGTGGGCGTGACCGCCTTCGTTCTGAAGTACCGGCTGGCGCGCGACCAGGGCTCGAACTATAGCATCGAGAACGACGGCGCCGCCGATCTGCGGCGCGCGGTGCGCTGGGTGAGGGCGCACGCGGCGGAATTCGGCGTCGATCCGAACCGGCTTGGCGTGATGGGATTCTCGGCCGGCGGCGAGCTGGTGTCGCTGGTGGCCGACAATCCGGCGCCGTCACAATCGTCCGGCGCGAAAAAGGACGCGGTCGACCAGCAAAGCGGGCGGCCCGACTTCCAGGTGCTCGTGTATCCGGGACCACTGGGCGTGCCGGCGAAGGCGGTGCAAAACGCGCCGCCGGCCTTCATCGTCGCGGGATCGGCGGACAAGTGCTGCGGGCCGCCGGCGGTGGCGCTGTATCAGCAGCTGGTGGCGGCCGGCGTGTCGGCGGAACTGCATATGTATGCGGACACCGACCATGCGTTCAACATGGGACAGCGTTCGGAGCGGCTGTCCGACGTGCATTGGCCTGATCGCCTGGCCGACTGGCTGGCCGACAGCGGCTGGCTGGTGCCGCACGGTGGCAAGGCGCCGCAAGGGGTGCCATCGCCGGCGCAATAA
- a CDS encoding DUF3606 domain-containing protein — protein MQPQQPSVPADFRFQTTINPKLTQAVRYWADEFDVPPAKLLEVVREVGRNVYEVRRRLSA, from the coding sequence ATGCAGCCACAACAACCCTCCGTCCCTGCGGATTTCCGCTTCCAGACCACCATCAATCCCAAGCTCACACAGGCTGTGCGCTACTGGGCCGACGAATTCGATGTCCCGCCGGCCAAGCTGCTGGAAGTCGTGCGCGAAGTTGGGCGGAACGTCTACGAAGTGCGCAGGCGACTCTCCGCCTGA
- a CDS encoding TonB-dependent receptor, whose product MKSLNPTLYPRARLPGAIIAIVAVLSAPQVSAQVAAQAADDAAVPAVLVSASRSNIAANQAPQTVVIIKQEEIERQMAISGNSSDVLSSVLPSYTPSRGKMNGSGETLRGRTPLLLVDGVPQSNPMRPTGREAHTIDYSMVERIEVVQGANAINGLGATGGTINIITKRPEKGAFNQSIDVQSTLPTSDVGSETASYKTAYRLDGRNDKFEYLFALSYEDQGLYLDGKGRSIGTDNTQGDLMDSRTYDVLAKLGYWIDDDQRLQASVNRYKIKSKAGYLAVAGDRARGIPTTSIEGTPPGIAPWNDVWTSSLSYRHANLAGMELSAMVFNQEFEGLFGADISATFQDPLIAPSGTLYDQSRSVASKYGSKVGLSRDDLLNGRLKLTVGFDTLFDKGKQDLYLTNRTYVPQSEYRNLSLFLQGEYKLLDTLTMHAGVRKEKADLEIDTYRTLAQYRRVLVQGGTIDFNETLMNAGLVWNPVKDVSLFTSYSEGFGMPDIGRVLRSINTAGQSVANMRDLQPILTKSVEVGGRYHSGAWDLDASLFRSDSDFGTRVVPINGAFMMAREKTRIEGVDLSLGHRFTKAQRAKLSYAYTKGRYDSDENGTLDAKLDGLNVAPNRLIATWSADWNGKFSTFVQGQHAFSQSFDDPAKDFGGYTLVDASANYKLGKNGELRLSMANLFDRSYITYYSQSALVEPKRYFAGRGRTVSLGYALRF is encoded by the coding sequence GTGAAATCCCTGAATCCCACGTTGTATCCCCGCGCGCGCCTGCCTGGCGCGATCATCGCCATCGTCGCGGTCTTGTCGGCGCCACAGGTCTCGGCCCAAGTGGCGGCGCAGGCGGCCGACGATGCCGCCGTGCCGGCGGTGCTGGTGTCGGCCTCGCGCTCGAACATCGCCGCCAACCAGGCGCCGCAAACGGTGGTCATCATCAAGCAGGAAGAGATCGAGCGCCAGATGGCGATTTCCGGTAATTCGTCCGACGTGTTGAGCAGCGTGCTGCCGTCCTATACGCCCAGCCGCGGCAAGATGAACGGCTCCGGCGAGACGCTGCGCGGCCGCACGCCGCTGCTGCTGGTAGACGGCGTGCCGCAATCGAATCCGATGCGGCCGACCGGACGTGAGGCGCACACGATCGACTATTCGATGGTCGAGCGGATCGAAGTGGTGCAGGGCGCGAATGCGATCAATGGCCTTGGCGCGACCGGCGGCACCATTAACATCATCACCAAGCGCCCGGAGAAGGGTGCGTTCAACCAGTCGATCGACGTGCAGTCCACGCTGCCGACCAGCGATGTCGGTTCGGAGACGGCCAGCTACAAGACCGCTTATCGCCTGGATGGCCGCAACGACAAGTTCGAATACCTGTTCGCGCTGTCCTATGAGGATCAGGGCCTGTACCTGGACGGCAAGGGCCGTTCGATCGGCACCGACAACACCCAGGGCGATTTGATGGACTCGCGCACCTACGATGTGCTGGCGAAGCTGGGCTACTGGATCGACGACGACCAGCGCCTGCAGGCTTCCGTCAACCGCTACAAGATCAAATCCAAGGCCGGCTACCTGGCCGTGGCGGGTGACCGCGCGCGCGGCATTCCCACCACTTCGATCGAGGGCACCCCGCCCGGCATCGCGCCGTGGAACGATGTGTGGACTTCGAGCCTGAGCTACCGCCACGCCAATCTGGCGGGGATGGAGCTGTCTGCGATGGTGTTCAACCAGGAGTTCGAGGGCCTGTTCGGTGCGGACATCTCGGCCACCTTCCAGGACCCGCTGATCGCGCCAAGCGGCACGCTGTACGATCAATCGCGCTCGGTCGCCTCCAAGTACGGCAGCAAAGTGGGGTTGAGCCGCGACGATCTGCTTAACGGCCGCCTGAAGCTGACCGTCGGTTTCGACACGCTGTTCGACAAGGGCAAGCAGGATCTGTATCTGACCAACCGCACCTACGTGCCGCAATCGGAATACCGCAACCTGTCCTTGTTCCTGCAGGGGGAATACAAGCTGCTCGATACGCTGACGATGCACGCCGGCGTACGCAAGGAGAAGGCCGATCTGGAGATCGACACCTACCGCACGCTGGCGCAGTACCGCCGCGTGCTGGTCCAGGGCGGCACCATCGATTTCAACGAGACGCTGATGAACGCGGGGCTGGTGTGGAATCCGGTCAAGGACGTGTCGCTGTTCACCAGCTACTCGGAGGGCTTCGGCATGCCGGATATCGGCCGCGTGCTCCGCTCCATCAACACAGCCGGCCAAAGCGTGGCCAACATGCGCGACCTGCAGCCGATCCTGACCAAGAGCGTGGAAGTGGGCGGGCGCTATCATAGCGGCGCCTGGGATCTGGATGCGAGCCTGTTCCGCTCCGATTCGGATTTCGGCACGCGCGTGGTGCCGATCAACGGCGCCTTCATGATGGCGCGCGAGAAGACGCGCATCGAGGGCGTGGACCTGAGCCTGGGCCATCGTTTCACCAAGGCGCAACGCGCCAAGCTGTCCTACGCCTATACCAAGGGCCGTTACGACAGTGACGAAAACGGTACGCTCGACGCCAAACTGGATGGCTTGAACGTGGCGCCAAATCGCCTGATCGCCACCTGGAGCGCGGACTGGAACGGCAAGTTCTCGACCTTCGTGCAGGGGCAGCACGCTTTCAGCCAATCGTTCGACGATCCGGCCAAGGATTTCGGCGGGTACACGCTGGTCGACGCGAGCGCCAACTACAAGCTCGGAAAAAACGGCGAACTGCGCCTGTCGATGGCCAACCTGTTCGACCGCAGCTACATCACGTACTACTCGCAAAGCGCGCTGGTGGAGCCTAAGCGCTACTTCGCGGGTCGCGGCCGCACCGTGAGCCTCGGCTACGCGCTGCGGTTCTGA
- a CDS encoding PepSY domain-containing protein: MGDTFTKSMAALHTWAGVTIGALLFAIFWMGTLSVFSNEIDRWMLPDTRLEVRNAAAAPSLDSIAQAVVPSVPAGARQWRVDLPTARMPVMEFSYRGADGVEHGRLLDPSSYAFLPPQGSAGASGFIVPFHYHLHLNWMEVGKWLVGVAAMTMLVMLVSGVIVHKKIIAQFFTFRPRKRLQRSALDLHNLTGVLALPFHFAIALSGLIIFMTIYFPQSYYGAYGSTAKDKAAFTAEAYGRYTRKPAKAPGTLASLDAMRERAEREWRGGQPYFVRVWNPGDANSYVELRRSYAHDMTMNLDQIYFDAATGEVLERFEAGPVMTVQRFFSGLHFVRFERWTLRWLYFFGGISGCVMIATGFLFWLEGRRAKHAKHGLAGVAVVEGLTIGSVTGILLATLAFFVANRLLPADAGYADVDRAGMEMRVFYLVWVLAFCHAWWRRACAWREQLWAIAGLCVLAVGANWVTTGAHVLKALAQSQFAVAGMDLGLLATALLALMALRSIKRA; the protein is encoded by the coding sequence ATGGGCGATACCTTCACTAAATCGATGGCGGCATTGCACACATGGGCGGGCGTGACGATCGGCGCCCTGTTGTTCGCTATCTTCTGGATGGGGACATTGAGCGTTTTCAGTAACGAGATCGATCGCTGGATGCTGCCGGACACGCGCCTCGAGGTCCGTAACGCGGCGGCGGCGCCTTCGCTGGACAGCATCGCGCAGGCGGTTGTGCCCAGCGTGCCGGCCGGCGCGCGGCAGTGGCGCGTCGACCTGCCGACTGCGCGCATGCCGGTGATGGAGTTCTCCTATCGCGGCGCCGACGGCGTGGAACACGGCCGCCTGCTTGACCCGTCCAGCTACGCTTTCCTGCCGCCGCAAGGCTCGGCCGGCGCGAGCGGTTTCATCGTGCCGTTCCACTATCACTTGCATCTGAACTGGATGGAGGTCGGCAAATGGCTGGTGGGCGTGGCGGCGATGACAATGCTGGTGATGCTGGTGTCCGGCGTGATCGTCCACAAGAAAATCATCGCCCAATTTTTCACCTTCCGTCCGCGCAAGCGCCTGCAGCGCAGTGCCCTGGACCTGCACAATCTGACCGGCGTGCTGGCTTTGCCGTTTCATTTTGCGATCGCCTTGTCTGGCCTGATCATCTTCATGACAATCTATTTTCCGCAATCGTATTACGGCGCGTATGGCAGTACCGCCAAGGACAAGGCCGCGTTCACGGCCGAGGCCTACGGGCGCTACACCCGCAAACCGGCCAAAGCGCCGGGGACCCTGGCGTCGCTGGATGCCATGCGTGAACGCGCGGAGCGGGAGTGGCGGGGCGGGCAGCCGTATTTTGTGCGTGTGTGGAATCCGGGCGACGCCAACAGCTATGTCGAATTGCGCCGCTCATATGCCCACGACATGACGATGAACCTGGACCAGATCTATTTCGACGCCGCCACCGGCGAAGTGCTGGAGCGGTTCGAGGCCGGCCCGGTGATGACGGTGCAGCGCTTTTTCTCGGGTTTGCACTTCGTCCGTTTCGAGCGCTGGACCTTGCGCTGGCTGTACTTCTTCGGTGGCATTTCCGGTTGCGTGATGATAGCGACCGGCTTTTTATTCTGGCTTGAGGGGCGCCGCGCGAAACATGCGAAGCACGGACTGGCCGGGGTGGCGGTCGTGGAGGGCCTGACCATCGGCAGCGTGACCGGTATTTTGCTGGCGACATTGGCCTTCTTCGTCGCCAATCGCTTGCTGCCGGCGGATGCGGGCTACGCGGACGTGGACCGCGCGGGGATGGAAATGCGCGTGTTCTATCTGGTCTGGGTACTGGCGTTTTGCCACGCATGGTGGCGGCGGGCGTGCGCATGGCGCGAGCAGCTGTGGGCCATCGCCGGGCTCTGTGTGCTGGCGGTGGGGGCGAACTGGGTGACGACCGGCGCACATGTGCTGAAGGCTTTGGCGCAAAGCCAGTTCGCCGTCGCCGGCATGGATTTGGGATTGTTAGCCACCGCTTTGCTGGCGCTGATGGCACTGAGGAGTATCAAGCGTGCTTGA
- a CDS encoding DUF3325 domain-containing protein has translation MLELLTMLGAAAMSYVAFAWLALSQAGHWRALPGNADQTAPAADVLRRWRWWAACLLACAYALCLWGHGPSFGTVLWVLLSAVGAMAVAFTISWRVRWLRVLAFQ, from the coding sequence GTGCTTGAATTGCTGACCATGCTGGGCGCGGCGGCGATGTCGTATGTGGCATTCGCGTGGCTGGCGCTGTCGCAGGCGGGACACTGGCGTGCGCTTCCAGGCAACGCCGATCAAACCGCGCCGGCGGCCGATGTGCTGCGGCGGTGGCGCTGGTGGGCGGCGTGTCTGCTGGCCTGCGCTTACGCGCTTTGCCTGTGGGGCCACGGACCAAGTTTCGGGACCGTGTTGTGGGTGCTGCTGTCGGCCGTCGGCGCGATGGCGGTGGCCTTCACGATTAGCTGGCGCGTACGTTGGCTGCGCGTGCTGGCTTTTCAGTAA
- a CDS encoding DUF3606 domain-containing protein: MQAYQNANEADFRCQHTINPNLTQAVRYWASEFDVPPSKLLEVVREVGRNLLEVRKRLST, translated from the coding sequence ATGCAAGCATACCAAAACGCCAACGAAGCGGATTTCCGCTGCCAACATACGATCAACCCGAATCTGACGCAGGCCGTGCGCTATTGGGCGAGCGAGTTCGACGTGCCGCCATCCAAGCTGCTCGAAGTCGTCCGCGAAGTGGGCCGCAACCTGCTCGAAGTCCGCAAGCGCCTGTCGACGTAA
- a CDS encoding ABC transporter substrate-binding protein, with product MKKFVNIATLAAITLAAMPLARAQDTIKVGVIAAFSGPFADYGKQMEGGIKAYMAQNGATVAGKKIEIIVKDTTGPSPEIAKRLAQELVVRDKVDFLAGFGLTPEALAVAPIAEQAKKPMIIMNAATSIITTKSNYITRFSMTLPQISAPMATWAVKNKIKKVVTLVADYGPGIDAETAFKNELVKGGGTVTESIRVPLRNPEFAPYIQRIKDAKPDAVFIFVPAGEQSIAFMKGYRERGLAEAGIKVIATGDLTDDHVLPAMGDATLGVITTFHYSAAHKSPENAAFLKSFAATNPNGGRPNFMAVAAYDGMAAIYEVARKLNGKIDGDKAMEVLKTIKLNSPRGPISIDPQTRDIVQTVYVRKVEKIGNEVYNVEFDQFANQKDPGK from the coding sequence ATGAAAAAATTTGTAAATATTGCGACACTAGCGGCCATCACCCTGGCCGCCATGCCGCTGGCGCGGGCGCAGGACACCATCAAGGTCGGCGTGATCGCCGCATTCTCGGGCCCCTTCGCCGACTACGGCAAGCAGATGGAAGGCGGTATCAAGGCTTACATGGCGCAGAACGGCGCCACTGTGGCCGGCAAGAAGATCGAGATCATCGTCAAGGACACCACCGGCCCGTCGCCGGAAATCGCCAAGCGCCTGGCGCAGGAGCTGGTGGTACGCGACAAGGTCGATTTCCTTGCCGGCTTCGGCCTGACGCCGGAGGCGCTGGCAGTGGCGCCGATCGCGGAACAGGCCAAGAAGCCGATGATCATCATGAACGCGGCCACGTCGATCATCACCACCAAGTCCAATTACATCACCCGCTTCTCCATGACGCTGCCGCAGATCTCGGCGCCGATGGCGACATGGGCGGTGAAGAACAAGATCAAGAAGGTTGTCACCCTGGTGGCGGACTACGGTCCCGGCATCGATGCCGAAACAGCGTTCAAGAATGAACTGGTCAAGGGCGGCGGCACGGTGACCGAATCGATCCGCGTCCCGCTGCGCAACCCGGAGTTCGCGCCCTACATCCAGCGCATCAAGGACGCCAAGCCGGATGCGGTGTTCATCTTCGTGCCGGCCGGCGAACAAAGCATCGCCTTCATGAAGGGCTATCGCGAGCGCGGCCTGGCCGAAGCGGGCATCAAGGTCATCGCCACCGGCGACCTGACCGACGACCACGTGCTGCCGGCGATGGGCGACGCCACCTTGGGCGTGATCACCACCTTCCATTATTCGGCCGCGCACAAGTCGCCGGAAAACGCGGCGTTCCTGAAAAGCTTTGCGGCCACCAATCCAAACGGCGGCCGCCCGAACTTCATGGCGGTGGCGGCGTATGACGGCATGGCCGCGATCTATGAAGTGGCCCGCAAGCTGAATGGCAAAATCGACGGCGACAAGGCCATGGAGGTCCTCAAGACCATCAAGCTCAATAGCCCTCGCGGCCCGATCTCGATCGACCCGCAAACGCGGGATATCGTGCAGACGGTCTATGTGCGCAAGGTCGAAAAGATCGGCAATGAGGTTTACAACGTGGAGTTCGACCAGTTCGCGAACCAGAAGGATCCGGGCAAATAA
- a CDS encoding porin, producing MKNSIRCAVALLAGMGASAAMAQSNVTVYGLLDTGLVHVTNVNAAGDSVTKMPSLTGSFPSRIGFRGVEDLGGGLQVVFTLESGLALDTGTSQQGNRLFGRQASVGLKGAFGTVTLGRQINMTYIAGQKADVMGPNLFAIGSIDPYLPNARSDNAIGYLGNFNNFVVGATYSTGRDSSAAGGPAATGCAGEVPGNSKACRQVTALFGYELPAYGLNASYDILYGNTGAAAGLTSSDNSDKRITVNGYFKVGEGKIGAGVVDRTTRAVTGLTESELYFLGASYPVTPLTTLDAQVAKRDVKNSSADATLLVARLTYYFSKRTAVYGGIGRMKNSGLSAIALDAGGTVGVGKTQNGVMGGLRHNF from the coding sequence ATGAAAAACAGTATCCGTTGCGCCGTGGCGCTTCTGGCAGGCATGGGCGCATCCGCAGCGATGGCGCAATCCAATGTGACCGTGTACGGCTTGCTCGACACCGGCCTGGTTCACGTCACCAACGTCAATGCCGCCGGCGATTCCGTGACCAAGATGCCTTCGTTGACAGGGTCCTTCCCGTCGCGCATCGGCTTCCGCGGCGTCGAGGATCTGGGCGGCGGACTGCAGGTGGTCTTCACGCTGGAATCGGGCCTGGCGCTCGACACCGGCACCAGCCAGCAGGGCAACCGCCTGTTCGGCCGCCAGGCGTCGGTGGGATTGAAGGGCGCCTTCGGCACCGTGACCCTGGGACGCCAGATCAACATGACCTATATCGCCGGCCAGAAGGCCGACGTGATGGGACCGAACCTGTTCGCGATCGGCAGTATCGATCCGTATCTGCCGAACGCGCGCAGCGACAACGCCATCGGCTACCTGGGTAACTTCAATAACTTCGTGGTGGGCGCCACCTACAGCACCGGGCGCGATTCGTCGGCGGCCGGCGGTCCGGCAGCCACCGGCTGCGCCGGCGAGGTGCCGGGCAATTCGAAGGCCTGCCGCCAGGTCACCGCGTTGTTCGGCTATGAGTTGCCGGCTTACGGCTTGAATGCGTCCTACGACATCCTGTACGGGAACACCGGCGCGGCCGCCGGTTTGACGAGCAGCGACAACAGCGACAAGCGCATCACCGTCAACGGCTACTTCAAAGTTGGCGAGGGCAAGATCGGCGCCGGCGTGGTCGATCGCACCACGCGCGCGGTGACCGGGCTGACGGAATCGGAGCTGTACTTCCTGGGGGCGAGCTATCCGGTTACGCCACTGACGACGCTCGATGCGCAGGTGGCCAAGCGTGATGTGAAGAACAGCAGTGCGGATGCGACCTTGCTGGTGGCGCGCTTGACCTATTACTTCTCGAAGCGGACCGCCGTTTATGGCGGTATCGGCCGCATGAAGAACAGCGGCTTGTCGGCGATTGCGCTCGATGCCGGCGGCACCGTTGGCGTGGGCAAGACGCAGAATGGTGTGATGGGCGGTTTGCGCCACAACTTCTAA